In one window of Mesorhizobium sp. B2-1-1 DNA:
- a CDS encoding putative glycolipid-binding domain-containing protein: MAVAQTASILWRRLDFEGHDSCMLSQRPSGHGLKGQAIFLQDDRPCCIAYEVDCDAGWHTRSARVEGFLGPQELSLGIERRADGSWALNGEPQPEVAGLIDVDLGFTPASNLLAIRRFALAVGEATPAPAAYLAFPELRMMRLEQTYRRLDAARYAYAAPAFGYEAVLEVSPLGFVLDYPHLWKSIVRLG; encoded by the coding sequence ATGGCCGTGGCTCAGACCGCATCGATCCTTTGGCGCAGGCTCGACTTTGAAGGTCACGATTCCTGCATGCTCTCGCAGCGGCCCAGTGGGCACGGCCTGAAGGGGCAGGCCATCTTCCTGCAAGACGACAGGCCGTGTTGCATCGCCTACGAGGTGGATTGCGATGCCGGCTGGCACACGCGCTCGGCACGGGTCGAGGGCTTTCTCGGCCCGCAAGAGCTTTCCCTGGGGATCGAACGCCGCGCCGACGGCTCCTGGGCGCTGAATGGCGAGCCGCAGCCGGAGGTGGCCGGCCTGATAGACGTCGATCTCGGCTTCACGCCGGCTTCGAACCTCCTGGCGATCCGCCGGTTCGCGCTCGCCGTCGGCGAAGCGACGCCCGCGCCGGCCGCCTATCTGGCCTTTCCCGAGCTCAGAATGATGCGGCTCGAGCAGACCTATCGGCGCCTCGACGCGGCCCGCTACGCCTATGCCGCGCCGGCATTCGGCTATGAGGCGGTTCTGGAGGTCTCTCCACTCGGCTTCGTGCTCGACTATCCACATTTGTGGAAAAGCATCGTGCGCCTGGGCTGA
- the ptsP gene encoding phosphoenolpyruvate--protein phosphotransferase translates to MRDPASGPRVLLKRLRELMQEPLEPQERLDRIVRDIASNMVAEVCSLYVLRADSVLELYATEGLNPNAVHLAQLRLGQGLVGTIAASARPLNLSNAQEHPAFAYLPETGEEIYNSFLGVPVLRAGRTLGVLVVQNKTMRHYRDDEVEALETTAMVIAEMIATGDLARLTRPGLELDLRRPVSFTGLSFNEGVGLGHVVLHEPRIVVTNLFNEDSEEEVRRLEASLGSLRLSIDDMLERRDVAFEGEHRQVLEAYRMFANDRGWVRRLEEAIRNGLTAEAAVEKVQSDMRARMLHMTDPYLRERMSDFDDLANRLLRQLMGRGPDDVAASLPKDAIIVARSMGAAELLDYPRDKLRGLVLEDGAATSHVVIVARAMGIPVAGQMKGAVSMAENGDAIIVDGEEGAIHLRPQSDLEAAYAEKVRFRARRQEVYRELRKKPSVTKDGVAVDLLMNAGLAVDLPQLAESGAAGIGLFRTELQFMVASTFPRAEAQERLYRDVLDAARGKPVTFRTIDIGGDKVLPYFKGAIQEENPALGWRAIRLTLDRPGLLRTQIRALLKACGGRELKLMLPMVTELGEIAQAREIIDREVRHLSRFAHHLPTSLKLGAMLEVPSLLFQLDELMKAVDFVSVGSNDLFQFVMAVDRGNTQLSDRFDTLSTPFLRVLKTIADAGARNHTPVTLCGELAGKPISAMALVGLGFRSISMSPASIGPVKAMLTELPLEALKAFFDDNLMAPAQGLPMRALLQAFADDRSIPL, encoded by the coding sequence ATGCGTGACCCGGCCAGTGGCCCGCGCGTTCTGCTGAAACGGCTCCGCGAGCTCATGCAGGAGCCGCTGGAGCCGCAGGAGCGGCTCGATCGCATCGTGCGCGACATCGCCTCCAACATGGTCGCCGAAGTGTGCTCGCTCTATGTGCTGCGCGCCGATTCCGTGCTCGAACTCTACGCCACCGAAGGCCTGAACCCCAACGCGGTGCACCTGGCGCAGCTCAGGCTGGGGCAAGGCCTGGTCGGCACGATCGCCGCCAGCGCGCGGCCGCTCAATCTATCCAATGCGCAGGAACATCCGGCTTTCGCCTACCTGCCGGAAACCGGGGAAGAGATCTACAATTCCTTCCTCGGCGTGCCGGTGCTCAGGGCAGGGCGCACGCTGGGCGTGCTGGTGGTGCAGAACAAGACCATGCGCCACTATCGCGACGACGAGGTCGAGGCGCTGGAAACCACCGCCATGGTTATCGCCGAGATGATCGCCACCGGCGATCTGGCGCGGCTGACGCGGCCCGGCCTCGAGCTCGACCTGCGCCGCCCGGTCAGCTTCACCGGCCTGTCGTTCAACGAGGGCGTCGGGCTCGGTCATGTCGTGCTGCACGAACCGCGGATCGTCGTCACCAACCTGTTCAACGAGGACAGCGAAGAGGAAGTCCGCCGGCTCGAGGCATCGCTCGGCTCGCTCAGGCTTTCCATCGACGACATGCTCGAGCGCCGCGACGTCGCCTTCGAGGGCGAGCATCGCCAGGTGCTGGAAGCCTACCGCATGTTCGCCAACGACCGCGGCTGGGTCCGGCGGCTGGAAGAGGCGATCCGCAACGGCCTGACGGCGGAAGCTGCGGTCGAAAAGGTGCAGAGCGACATGCGCGCGCGCATGCTGCACATGACCGATCCTTATCTGCGCGAGCGGATGAGCGATTTCGACGACCTCGCCAACCGGCTTCTGCGCCAGCTGATGGGACGCGGGCCTGACGATGTCGCGGCCTCGCTGCCGAAGGATGCCATCATCGTCGCCCGCTCGATGGGCGCCGCCGAACTGCTCGACTATCCCCGGGACAAATTGCGCGGGCTGGTGCTCGAGGATGGCGCGGCCACCAGCCACGTCGTCATCGTCGCGCGCGCCATGGGCATTCCCGTCGCCGGGCAGATGAAGGGCGCCGTTTCCATGGCGGAAAACGGCGATGCCATCATCGTCGACGGCGAGGAAGGCGCGATCCATCTTCGTCCGCAGTCGGATCTCGAAGCCGCCTATGCCGAAAAGGTGCGGTTCCGGGCGCGCCGGCAGGAAGTCTACCGCGAACTGCGCAAGAAGCCGTCGGTGACCAAGGATGGCGTTGCGGTCGACCTTTTGATGAATGCCGGGCTTGCCGTCGACCTGCCGCAACTGGCCGAGTCGGGTGCCGCCGGGATCGGCCTGTTCCGCACCGAATTGCAGTTCATGGTCGCCTCGACCTTTCCCCGTGCCGAGGCGCAGGAGCGGCTCTACCGCGACGTGCTCGATGCCGCGCGCGGCAAGCCGGTGACCTTCCGCACCATCGACATCGGCGGCGACAAGGTGCTGCCCTATTTCAAAGGCGCCATCCAGGAAGAGAACCCGGCGCTCGGCTGGCGGGCGATCCGCCTGACGCTGGACCGTCCGGGATTGCTGCGCACCCAGATCCGCGCCCTGCTGAAAGCCTGCGGCGGGCGGGAGCTCAAGCTGATGCTGCCGATGGTCACCGAGCTCGGCGAGATCGCCCAGGCGCGCGAAATCATCGACCGCGAGGTGCGGCATCTGTCGCGCTTTGCCCATCATTTGCCGACCAGCCTCAAGCTCGGGGCAATGTTGGAGGTGCCGTCCCTCCTGTTCCAGCTTGACGAGTTGATGAAGGCGGTCGACTTCGTCTCGGTCGGCTCGAACGACCTGTTCCAGTTCGTGATGGCGGTCGACCGCGGCAACACGCAGCTTTCCGATCGCTTCGACACGTTGTCGACGCCGTTCCTGCGGGTGCTCAAGACCATCGCCGATGCCGGCGCCCGCAACCACACGCCCGTCACACTCTGCGGCGAACTCGCCGGCAAGCCGATCTCGGCAATGGCGCTGGTCGGCCTCGGTTTCCGTTCTATCTCGATGTCGCCCGCTTCGATCGGTCCGGTCAAGGCGATGCTGACCGAATTGCCGCTGGAGGCGTTGAAAGCGTTCTTCGACGACAATCTGATGGCGCCGGCCCAGGGGCTGCCGATGCGGGCGCTGCTGCAGGCCTTCGCCGACGACCGCTCAATTCCGTTATAG
- a CDS encoding ComF family protein: MADPMPKIKPLDIRNLARSAANWPARILFPPVCAGCRRHVSQPGVLCGACWPKLRLLERPWCPVMGTPFTHHMGEGFLSAEAIADPPPFERARAAVAYSGVARQMVQGLKYQDRTDLAPWMARWMLRAGADLIAEADVVVPVPLHWRRFFRRRFNQSAELARAVCELSGLSFAPSAMRRVKLTRQQVGLERKDREENVRAAFRVPAEAEIEIAGRRVLLIDDVYTTGATVRAASKALKKAGAGAVDVLTFARVLPGDFRADESTTI; encoded by the coding sequence GTGGCCGATCCCATGCCCAAGATCAAGCCTCTGGACATCAGGAACCTTGCACGGTCGGCGGCGAACTGGCCGGCGCGCATCCTGTTCCCGCCTGTCTGCGCCGGCTGCCGCAGGCATGTCTCGCAGCCCGGCGTTCTGTGCGGCGCCTGCTGGCCGAAACTGCGCCTCCTGGAGCGGCCCTGGTGCCCGGTGATGGGCACGCCGTTCACCCACCATATGGGTGAGGGCTTTCTGTCGGCCGAGGCGATCGCCGATCCGCCGCCCTTCGAGCGGGCGCGGGCGGCCGTCGCCTATTCCGGCGTCGCCCGCCAGATGGTGCAGGGGCTGAAATACCAGGATCGCACCGACCTGGCGCCGTGGATGGCGCGTTGGATGCTGCGCGCCGGCGCCGACCTCATTGCCGAGGCGGATGTGGTGGTGCCGGTCCCGCTGCACTGGCGTCGCTTCTTCAGGCGGCGGTTCAACCAGTCGGCGGAATTGGCGAGGGCGGTCTGCGAGCTCAGCGGCCTGTCTTTCGCACCCTCGGCCATGCGGCGTGTCAAGCTCACGCGCCAGCAGGTCGGGCTGGAGCGCAAGGACCGCGAGGAGAATGTGCGGGCCGCCTTTCGCGTGCCTGCTGAAGCGGAAATCGAGATCGCCGGCCGCCGCGTGCTTTTGATCGACGACGTCTACACCACGGGCGCCACGGTTCGCGCCGCCAGCAAGGCGCTGAAAAAAGCAGGGGCCGGCGCCGTCGACGTGCTGACCTTCGCACGCGTGCTGCCGGGGGACTTTCGGGCCGACGAGTCCACGACTATATAA
- a CDS encoding aspartate kinase, whose translation MARIVMKFGGTSVADIARIRNVARHVKREVDAGHEVAVVVSAMAGKTNELVGWTREASPMHDAREYDAVVASGEQVTAGLLAITLQNMGVHARSWQGWQIPIKTDNAHGAARILDIDGAFLIKRFGEGQVAVIAGFQGIGPDNRIATLGRGGSDTSAVAIAAAVKADRCDIYTDVDGVYTTDPRIEPKARRLAKISFEEMLEMASLGAKVLQVRSVELAMVHRVRTFVRSSFDDPDAPGMGDLLNPPGTLICDEEEIVEQQVVTGIAYAKDEAQISLRRVGDRPGVAAGIFGPLAEANINVDMIVQNISEDGKLTDMTFTVPSGDVDKALAVLDRLKADVGYDVVQSEAGMSKVSVIGIGMRSHAGVAATAFKALAEKAINIRAITTSEIKISILIDGPYTELAVRTLHSVYGLDKQ comes from the coding sequence ATGGCGCGCATCGTGATGAAATTCGGCGGAACCTCCGTCGCCGACATCGCCCGCATCCGCAATGTGGCGCGTCACGTCAAACGGGAGGTCGATGCCGGCCACGAGGTGGCGGTGGTGGTCTCGGCGATGGCCGGCAAGACCAACGAACTGGTCGGCTGGACGCGCGAGGCCTCGCCGATGCACGACGCGCGCGAATATGATGCCGTGGTTGCGTCCGGCGAGCAGGTGACGGCAGGCCTCCTGGCGATCACCTTGCAGAACATGGGCGTGCACGCCCGCTCCTGGCAGGGCTGGCAGATCCCGATCAAGACCGACAACGCGCATGGCGCGGCACGCATCCTCGATATCGACGGCGCTTTCCTGATCAAGCGCTTCGGCGAGGGCCAGGTGGCCGTCATCGCAGGTTTCCAGGGCATCGGACCGGACAACCGCATCGCAACGCTTGGTCGTGGCGGCTCCGACACCAGCGCGGTGGCGATCGCGGCCGCCGTCAAAGCCGACCGCTGCGACATCTATACCGACGTCGACGGCGTCTACACCACCGATCCGCGCATCGAGCCCAAGGCGCGGCGGCTGGCCAAGATATCGTTCGAGGAAATGCTTGAAATGGCCTCGCTCGGCGCCAAGGTTCTGCAGGTGCGATCGGTCGAGCTTGCCATGGTGCACAGGGTGCGTACCTTCGTGCGGTCGTCCTTCGACGATCCCGACGCGCCCGGAATGGGGGATTTGCTCAATCCGCCCGGAACGCTTATTTGCGACGAGGAAGAGATCGTGGAACAGCAGGTCGTCACCGGAATTGCCTATGCCAAGGACGAGGCGCAGATTTCGCTGCGGCGTGTCGGCGACCGGCCGGGCGTCGCCGCCGGCATTTTCGGGCCGCTGGCCGAGGCCAACATCAACGTAGACATGATCGTCCAGAACATTTCCGAGGACGGCAAGCTTACCGACATGACCTTCACGGTGCCCTCCGGAGACGTGGACAAAGCGCTGGCCGTGCTCGACCGGCTGAAGGCCGATGTCGGCTACGACGTCGTGCAGTCGGAAGCCGGCATGTCGAAGGTCTCGGTCATCGGCATCGGCATGAGAAGCCATGCCGGCGTTGCCGCCACCGCCTTCAAGGCGCTGGCCGAGAAGGCAATCAACATCCGCGCCATCACCACCTCCGAGATCAAGATTTCGATACTGATCGACGGTCCGTACACGGAACTCGCGGTTCGCACTTTGCATTCCGTCTACGGTCTGGATAAGCAGTAG
- the prfA gene encoding peptide chain release factor 1, translating into MISLPRDRMDQVVKRFEMLEAQMSAGPAPDAYVKMASEYAELQEMVAKVRALRSAEQEQADLEAMLADKGTDAEMRALAEADLPEVDERIEALQKDIQILLLPRDAADDKNAILEIRAGTGGDEAALFAGDLFRMYERYAASRGWRFETVSASEGDAGGYKEIIATVSGKGVFAHLKFESGVHRVQRVPATEASGRIHTSAATVAVLPEAEEVDIDIRAEDIRIDTMRASGSGGQHVNTTDSAVRITHLPTGIMVVQAEKSQHQNRAKAMQILRARLYDLERSKADEERSESRKSQVGSGDRSERIRTYNFPQGRVTDHRINLTLYKLDRVMMGELDEVIDALIADHQSKLLADIGLDG; encoded by the coding sequence ATGATCTCCCTTCCCCGCGACCGCATGGATCAAGTCGTCAAGCGTTTCGAAATGCTCGAAGCGCAGATGTCGGCCGGCCCGGCGCCGGATGCCTATGTTAAGATGGCATCGGAATATGCCGAGCTCCAGGAGATGGTTGCCAAGGTCAGAGCCTTGCGCTCGGCCGAGCAGGAGCAGGCCGATCTCGAGGCGATGCTCGCCGACAAGGGCACCGATGCCGAGATGCGGGCTCTCGCCGAGGCCGACCTGCCAGAGGTCGATGAGCGCATCGAAGCGTTGCAGAAGGACATCCAGATCCTGCTCTTGCCCAGGGATGCGGCCGATGACAAGAACGCCATCCTGGAAATCCGCGCCGGCACCGGCGGCGACGAGGCAGCATTGTTCGCCGGCGACCTGTTTCGCATGTATGAGCGCTATGCCGCTTCGCGTGGCTGGCGGTTCGAGACGGTATCGGCCAGCGAGGGCGATGCCGGCGGCTATAAGGAAATCATCGCCACGGTTTCCGGCAAGGGGGTTTTCGCGCATCTGAAATTCGAGTCCGGCGTCCACCGGGTGCAGCGCGTGCCCGCGACCGAGGCCAGCGGACGCATTCACACCTCGGCGGCGACGGTAGCCGTGCTGCCGGAGGCGGAGGAAGTCGACATCGACATCCGGGCCGAAGACATCCGCATCGACACGATGCGCGCGTCGGGCTCGGGCGGCCAGCACGTCAACACCACCGATTCGGCAGTGCGCATCACCCATTTGCCGACCGGCATCATGGTGGTGCAGGCGGAGAAATCGCAGCACCAGAACCGGGCCAAGGCCATGCAGATCCTGCGGGCCCGGCTCTACGACCTGGAACGCAGCAAGGCCGATGAGGAGCGCTCGGAATCGCGCAAGTCGCAGGTCGGCTCCGGCGACCGCTCGGAACGCATCCGCACCTACAATTTTCCGCAAGGCCGCGTCACCGATCATCGCATCAACCTGACGCTCTACAAGCTCGACCGGGTGATGATGGGCGAACTCGACGAAGTCATCGACGCTCTGATCGCCGATCACCAGTCGAAGCTGCTCGCCGATATCGGTCTTGATGGCTGA
- the ubiG gene encoding bifunctional 2-polyprenyl-6-hydroxyphenol methylase/3-demethylubiquinol 3-O-methyltransferase UbiG → MPEPRRSTIDAGEVERFSALAAEWWNPNGKFRPLHKFNPIRLAYIRDQVATRFGRDPRAARPFEGLRFLDIGCGGGLLCEPMARLGAEVVGADASATNIEVAKLHAAEVGVPIDYRATTAEDLADAGEKFDVILNMEVVEHVADIDLFVAKCGEMVKPGGIMFVATINRTLKALGLAIIGAEYVLRWLPRGTHQFGKLVRPEELEKALGGAGLTVIDRTGVVYHPLADRWQRSKDMDVNYMVLAEKGTV, encoded by the coding sequence ATGCCAGAGCCCCGACGATCGACGATCGATGCCGGAGAAGTGGAGCGCTTTTCCGCCCTTGCCGCCGAATGGTGGAACCCAAACGGCAAGTTCCGGCCGCTGCACAAGTTCAACCCCATCCGGCTTGCCTACATACGCGACCAGGTGGCAACGCGCTTCGGCCGCGATCCGCGCGCGGCACGGCCATTCGAGGGCCTGCGCTTTCTCGACATCGGTTGCGGCGGCGGCCTGCTGTGCGAGCCGATGGCGCGGCTTGGCGCCGAAGTGGTCGGCGCCGATGCTTCCGCCACTAATATCGAAGTGGCCAAATTGCACGCCGCCGAAGTCGGCGTGCCGATCGACTACCGCGCCACCACGGCCGAGGACCTGGCCGACGCCGGCGAAAAATTCGACGTTATCCTCAATATGGAAGTGGTCGAGCATGTCGCCGACATCGACCTGTTCGTCGCCAAATGCGGCGAGATGGTCAAGCCCGGCGGCATCATGTTCGTGGCCACGATCAACCGCACGCTGAAGGCGCTAGGGCTGGCCATCATCGGCGCCGAATATGTGCTGCGCTGGCTGCCGCGCGGCACTCATCAGTTCGGCAAGCTGGTGCGCCCGGAAGAGCTGGAAAAGGCGCTCGGCGGCGCCGGCCTGACCGTCATCGACCGCACCGGCGTCGTCTACCACCCGCTCGCCGACCGCTGGCAGCGGTCGAAAGACATGGACGTCAACTATATGGTGCTGGCGGAAAAGGGCACGGTCTGA
- a CDS encoding DUF1178 family protein, translated as MIRFSLICENEHEFEGWFRSNDDFDTQKKRGFVDCPSCGSHKVEKALMAPAVSTARKQETIALAMGEAQKQALAQLKAMAEKVRENADYVGDKFAEEARKIHFGETDPRGIYGEATLEEAKSLAEDGVEFMPIPVFPEDRN; from the coding sequence TTGATCCGCTTCTCCCTGATCTGCGAAAACGAGCACGAGTTCGAGGGCTGGTTCCGCAGCAATGACGATTTCGACACGCAGAAGAAGCGTGGCTTCGTCGATTGCCCGAGCTGCGGCTCGCACAAGGTGGAGAAAGCCCTGATGGCGCCGGCCGTGTCGACGGCGCGCAAGCAGGAAACGATAGCGCTCGCCATGGGCGAGGCGCAGAAGCAGGCGCTGGCGCAACTGAAGGCAATGGCCGAGAAGGTTCGCGAGAATGCCGATTACGTCGGCGACAAATTCGCCGAGGAAGCGCGCAAGATCCATTTCGGCGAGACCGACCCGCGCGGCATCTATGGCGAGGCGACGCTGGAGGAGGCCAAGAGCCTGGCCGAGGACGGCGTCGAGTTCATGCCGATCCCGGTGTTTCCGGAGGATCGGAACTGA
- the grxC gene encoding glutaredoxin 3, with translation MVDVTIYTRMMCGYCTAAKRLLERKGIAYTEHDASFSPELRQEMISRAHGRTTFPQIFVGDTHVGGCDDLHELEAQGRLDKLLANGSTN, from the coding sequence ATGGTCGACGTCACCATCTATACACGCATGATGTGCGGCTACTGCACGGCCGCCAAGCGGCTGCTCGAGCGCAAGGGCATCGCCTATACGGAGCATGACGCGTCGTTTTCACCGGAACTGCGCCAGGAGATGATTTCGCGCGCCCATGGCCGCACAACCTTTCCGCAGATTTTCGTCGGCGACACGCATGTCGGCGGCTGCGACGACCTCCACGAGCTGGAGGCGCAAGGCCGGCTGGACAAGTTGCTCGCCAATGGCTCGACGAATTGA
- a CDS encoding carbon-nitrogen hydrolase family protein, which translates to MGVFKAAAIQMRSGERPERNAIELERLVREAAGQGASYIQTPEMTGALVRDKKAASFTSEDKDVIVATARRLARELGVHLHIGSTAILRADGKLANRALLFGPDGAMLASYDKIHMFDVDLDNGESWRESATYEPGTEAVVTALEGAKLGFAVCYDLRFPQLFRAEALAGADLLSVPAAFTRQTGEAHWHVLLRARAIENGAYVVAAAQGGLHEDGRETYGHSLIVDPWGRVIAEAAHDEPAVIVAEIDSAQSLAARKKIPNLKNARDFAVNAGSSETSRLRGAAS; encoded by the coding sequence ATGGGTGTTTTCAAGGCGGCCGCGATCCAGATGCGTTCGGGCGAGAGGCCAGAGCGCAACGCAATCGAGCTCGAGCGGCTGGTGCGCGAGGCAGCCGGCCAGGGGGCCAGCTACATCCAGACACCGGAAATGACCGGAGCGCTGGTGCGTGACAAGAAGGCCGCGTCTTTCACCTCAGAGGACAAGGACGTCATCGTCGCGACCGCCCGCCGACTGGCCCGCGAACTTGGCGTCCACCTGCATATCGGCTCGACCGCCATCCTGCGCGCCGACGGCAAGCTCGCCAACCGGGCGCTGCTGTTCGGCCCGGACGGCGCCATGCTCGCGTCCTATGACAAGATCCACATGTTCGACGTCGATCTCGACAACGGCGAGAGCTGGCGCGAATCCGCGACCTACGAGCCCGGCACCGAGGCGGTCGTCACGGCCCTCGAAGGCGCCAAGCTGGGCTTTGCCGTCTGTTACGACCTGCGGTTTCCGCAACTGTTCCGCGCCGAGGCGCTGGCCGGCGCCGACCTGCTTTCCGTGCCCGCCGCCTTCACCCGCCAAACCGGCGAGGCGCATTGGCACGTGCTGCTCAGGGCACGCGCCATCGAGAACGGCGCCTATGTCGTGGCTGCTGCGCAAGGCGGCCTTCACGAGGACGGCCGCGAAACCTATGGCCATTCGCTGATCGTCGATCCATGGGGCCGCGTCATCGCGGAGGCGGCGCACGATGAGCCGGCGGTGATCGTCGCCGAGATCGACTCCGCGCAGTCGCTGGCGGCTCGCAAGAAGATCCCCAATCTGAAAAATGCGCGGGATTTCGCTGTCAATGCCGGTTCGTCCGAGACATCGCGTCTCAGGGGAGCGGCCTCTTGA
- a CDS encoding MarR family winged helix-turn-helix transcriptional regulator, producing the protein MDRAAKAIEQWNRERPDLDVSPMGVIGRLNEASSLIARERLAPLFARYGLQAGEFDVLATLRRSGAPYALTPTALYEATMVTSGAMTNRLDRLETSGLIVRGPHPNDRRGIVVRLTEKGLALIDEAIAAHVANEHEILSGLTQAERETLSRLLEKLIGSVS; encoded by the coding sequence ATGGACAGGGCAGCAAAGGCGATCGAACAATGGAACAGGGAGAGGCCGGACCTTGACGTCTCGCCGATGGGCGTGATCGGGCGGTTGAATGAAGCATCCTCGCTGATTGCCCGCGAGCGCCTCGCGCCGTTGTTTGCGCGCTATGGATTGCAGGCCGGCGAATTCGACGTGCTGGCCACGTTGCGCCGCTCGGGCGCGCCCTACGCGCTGACCCCGACCGCCCTTTACGAGGCGACGATGGTGACCTCGGGCGCCATGACCAACCGGCTCGACCGGCTCGAAACCTCAGGGTTGATCGTGCGCGGTCCGCACCCCAATGACCGGCGCGGCATCGTCGTGCGGTTGACTGAAAAAGGTCTCGCTTTGATCGACGAGGCCATTGCTGCCCACGTCGCCAACGAGCACGAGATTCTTTCCGGCCTGACGCAAGCCGAACGGGAAACGCTTTCGCGCCTGCTTGAAAAATTGATCGGCAGCGTAAGCTGA
- a CDS encoding DMT family transporter, whose translation MKFLWDSALGLLVVTGALLGLTLPFGKLATAAGVPAMVWAFVISLGAGGVLLLALLLRGERIKLTARKLRYFFVTAAVSYAFPNLLMFSAIPHLGAGYTGIMFTLSPVITLVFSILLGVRRPNLLGVIGIAVGFIGAVMVALTRGEAGQPADYFWVTIGLLIPVSLAAGNIYRTVDWPEGTGPIELAVGSHLASATLLLLGILTLFGWQAFVPLGAVPSVVVAQMASASAMFAFFFRLQAVGGPVYLSQIGYVAAAVGLFAGTIFLGEHYQLLTWAGAVIITAGVFITTKAQSRPSAKAQSQAA comes from the coding sequence ATGAAATTTCTCTGGGATTCGGCGCTTGGCCTGCTGGTCGTGACGGGCGCCCTGCTTGGCCTGACGCTGCCGTTCGGCAAGCTTGCGACCGCCGCCGGCGTTCCGGCCATGGTCTGGGCCTTCGTCATCTCGCTCGGTGCCGGCGGCGTGCTGTTGCTGGCTCTCCTGCTGCGTGGCGAGCGCATCAAGCTTACGGCGCGCAAGCTGCGCTATTTCTTCGTCACGGCGGCGGTATCCTATGCCTTTCCCAACCTCTTGATGTTTTCGGCCATCCCGCATCTCGGCGCGGGATATACGGGCATCATGTTCACGCTATCGCCGGTGATCACGCTCGTGTTCTCGATCTTGCTTGGCGTTCGGCGCCCCAACCTGCTCGGCGTCATCGGCATTGCGGTCGGCTTCATCGGTGCGGTCATGGTCGCGCTTACACGCGGCGAAGCTGGCCAACCGGCCGATTATTTCTGGGTAACGATCGGATTGCTGATCCCGGTCAGCCTTGCCGCGGGCAACATCTACCGCACCGTCGACTGGCCCGAAGGAACCGGCCCGATCGAGCTTGCCGTGGGCAGCCATCTGGCGTCGGCGACCTTGCTTCTCCTCGGCATCCTGACGCTTTTCGGCTGGCAAGCGTTTGTTCCGCTGGGCGCGGTACCGTCTGTGGTCGTCGCGCAGATGGCGTCGGCTTCGGCAATGTTTGCCTTCTTCTTCCGGCTGCAGGCGGTGGGCGGCCCGGTCTATCTCAGCCAGATCGGCTATGTGGCGGCGGCCGTCGGGCTGTTCGCGGGCACGATCTTCCTCGGCGAACACTATCAGCTGCTGACCTGGGCAGGCGCTGTCATCATCACGGCCGGCGTGTTCATCACCACCAAGGCGCAAAGCCGGCCCAGCGCGAAGGCGCAGAGTCAGGCGGCGTGA